Genomic segment of Sinorhizobium meliloti:
CGCATCGATGGCTTGTCGGCGATCTTCTGGAGGCGGGAAGGATCGAGGTCGTGCTGCCCGACTATTCGCTTCCTTCCGTGCCGCTCAACATGCTGGTCGTACCGGAACGCGCCGGCATCTCCCGGGTCCGCCTTCTCATCGACTTCCTCGCAAATGAGATCGGCAAGCTTCCGGGAATGGACCGTTCGCCGAACGGGCAATGATCAGCCGGCGCTTTTCTGCGGCGCCGCGTGTCTTATCAGGAAAGCTCGCTATAGCACTTTGAACGATGCCCGCCCGTTCAATCGCGCCCGCGGAAGCGGCGCTGATAGGCGGGGTCGTAGAGCGAGCTTTCGCGGAAATCCGATGCCTCCAGGCCCGGTCCGACGAAGATCAGCGCGGTGCGTTCGATCGGGTCCGCCGCGACCCTGGCTGCGATATCGACGAGCGTGCCGCGGACGACGCGTTCGTCCGGCCAGGAGGCCTTGGCCACGATCGCGACCGGGCAGTCGGCGCCGTAAAGCGGCGTCAGCTCCTCGACCACCTGACCGAGCGCGTGAATCGCAAGATGGATCGCAAGCGTCGAACCGGTGGCGCCGAAGGCGGCAAGCGTCTCGCTGTTCGGCATCGGCGAGGCACGACCCGAGACGCGGGTCAGCACCAGACTCTGCGCGACCGCCGGGATCGTCAGCTCGCGGCCGAGCGTCGCGGCAGCGGCAGCGAAGGCGGGGACGCCCGGGGTCATCGTGTAGGCGATCCCATTCTTCTCCAGCCGGCGGATCTGTTCTGCCACCGCGCTCCAGACGGAGAGATCGCCGGAATGCAGCCGGGCGACATCCTCGCCGGCTTCGGCGGCGCGGACATATTCCGCCTCGATCTCGTCAAGCGACATCGGCGCGGTATCGATAATGCGAGCGCCCGGCGGGCAATATTGCAAGAGCTCGGCCGATACGATCGAACCGGCGTAGAGGCAGACGGGGCAGCGGCCGATCAGGTCCCTGCCCCTGATCGTGATGAGGTCTGCCGCGCCCGGGCCTGCGCCGATGAAATGAACCGTCATGATCTGTCCTCTCGAAAAAGCATGGCTCGTAGATCGGCTCACGCCTTGATCCACGACCATTGCGTGACCGGCATCGCCGGCCGCCAGCCCGTCATGGCGCCGACGGGCGAGGCCCGGGCGATGTCGATGCGGATCAGCGAGCCGCCGAACCGCGCGTGTCGGGCGAGCAGCACCGCTTCCATCTCCGTCGTCACGGCATTGGCGACGAGACGTCCGCCGGGCGCGAGTGCCGCAACCGCCGCCTCCATTACCCCGGGCTTGCTGCCGCCGCCGCCGATGAAGATCGCGTCCGGCTGCGGAAGGCCGCGCAGCGCCTCCGGCGCCTGCCCTTCGGCGACCACAAGCCCCGGAACGCCGAAGCGGGCGGCATTGCGGCCGATCCGCGCAGCCCGTTCGGACGACGCCTCTATGGCGACGGCGCGCATCGCCGGATCGGCAAGCATCCATTCGATCGCGATCGAGCCTGCGCCGGCGCCGATGTCCCAGAGGAGTTCGCCCTTGCGCGGCGCGAGCGCCGAGAGCGTCAGCGCCCGCACCTCCCGCTTGGTGATCTGGCCGTCATGCTCGAAAAACCGATCGTCCAGGCCGCTGGCAAGCGTCAGAACGCGTGCATCGGCATCGGCCACCACCTCAAGTGCGCAGACGTTCAGAGCGTCGAGGTCCTCCATCGCGAAGCCGGAAGCGAGGTGGCGGGAGACACGCTCGCTTGCGCCGCCGAGCGCTTCGAGAACCGTAAGCCGTGACTGACCGAATCCGCTTTCTGCAAGCAGCCCGGCAAGCGCCTTCGGCCCGTTCTCGTCCGAGGTCAGCGCCAGAACGCGCGCGCCCGGCTGAAGATGCGGCCGTATGAGATCGAGCGGACGGCCGTGCAACGAAACGGTCGCGACCTCCTGCAGCGGCCAGCCTAGCCGGGAAGCGGCGAGGCTGAAGGCGGACGGCGCGGGGATGGTGCGCATTTCCGCGGCATCGACGCGGCGCGCCAGCGTGGCGCCGACGCCGTAAAGAAACGGATCGCCGGAGGCGAGCACAACGACAGGGCTGCCGCGCCGGGCGACGATCGCCTCCACCGATTTTTCAAAGGGGCTCTGCCAGCTATGGCGTTCGCCGCCGATCAGCGGCGCGGCGAGTTCCAAATGGCGGGCCCCGCCGAAGACGACGGGAGCTGCCTTTATCAGGCGCTTGGCCTCGTCGCCGAGACCGGCTACACCGTCTTCTCCGATACCGATCACGATGAGCCAGGG
This window contains:
- the cobM gene encoding precorrin-4 C(11)-methyltransferase, which translates into the protein MTVHFIGAGPGAADLITIRGRDLIGRCPVCLYAGSIVSAELLQYCPPGARIIDTAPMSLDEIEAEYVRAAEAGEDVARLHSGDLSVWSAVAEQIRRLEKNGIAYTMTPGVPAFAAAAATLGRELTIPAVAQSLVLTRVSGRASPMPNSETLAAFGATGSTLAIHLAIHALGQVVEELTPLYGADCPVAIVAKASWPDERVVRGTLVDIAARVAADPIERTALIFVGPGLEASDFRESSLYDPAYQRRFRGRD
- the cbiE gene encoding precorrin-6y C5,15-methyltransferase (decarboxylating) subunit CbiE gives rise to the protein MSNSGSAIVAPWLIVIGIGEDGVAGLGDEAKRLIKAAPVVFGGARHLELAAPLIGGERHSWQSPFEKSVEAIVARRGSPVVVLASGDPFLYGVGATLARRVDAAEMRTIPAPSAFSLAASRLGWPLQEVATVSLHGRPLDLIRPHLQPGARVLALTSDENGPKALAGLLAESGFGQSRLTVLEALGGASERVSRHLASGFAMEDLDALNVCALEVVADADARVLTLASGLDDRFFEHDGQITKREVRALTLSALAPRKGELLWDIGAGAGSIAIEWMLADPAMRAVAIEASSERAARIGRNAARFGVPGLVVAEGQAPEALRGLPQPDAIFIGGGGSKPGVMEAAVAALAPGGRLVANAVTTEMEAVLLARHARFGGSLIRIDIARASPVGAMTGWRPAMPVTQWSWIKA